A single genomic interval of Mycolicibacterium sp. MU0053 harbors:
- a CDS encoding decaprenylphospho-beta-D-erythro-pentofuranosid-2-ulose 2-reductase, with product MVFDAVGNPQTILLLGGTSEIGLAICARYLRDAQARVILADLPNAPRREAAIEQMRAAGASSVKYLDFDALDTGAHPAVIDSAWASGDVDVAIVAFGVLGDAEELWQDQAKAVLTAQINYTAAVSVGVLVGQKMRAQGSGQIIAMSSVAGERVRRSNFVYGSTKAGLDGFYLGLGEALREFGVRVLVIRPGQVRTTTTLEHWKATGAKEAPFTVDKEDVAELAVASAAKGKDLVWAPAPVRVLMSVMRHIPRPIFRKLPI from the coding sequence GTGGTTTTCGATGCTGTAGGTAACCCGCAGACCATTCTGCTCTTGGGCGGCACGTCCGAGATCGGTCTGGCGATCTGCGCCCGCTATCTGCGGGACGCCCAGGCGCGCGTCATTCTGGCCGACCTGCCGAACGCCCCGCGCCGCGAGGCCGCGATCGAGCAGATGCGGGCCGCCGGCGCAAGCTCGGTCAAGTACCTGGACTTCGACGCCCTCGACACGGGGGCCCATCCCGCGGTCATCGACTCCGCTTGGGCGAGCGGCGATGTGGATGTCGCGATCGTGGCGTTCGGGGTGCTCGGCGATGCCGAAGAACTCTGGCAGGATCAGGCCAAGGCCGTGCTGACGGCCCAGATCAACTACACGGCCGCAGTTTCGGTGGGCGTGCTGGTCGGCCAGAAGATGCGGGCGCAGGGCAGCGGCCAGATCATCGCGATGTCGTCGGTGGCGGGCGAACGGGTCCGTCGGTCCAACTTCGTCTACGGCTCCACCAAGGCCGGCCTCGACGGGTTCTACCTGGGCCTCGGAGAGGCGTTGCGCGAGTTCGGGGTTCGGGTTCTGGTCATTCGGCCCGGGCAGGTCCGCACGACCACCACCCTGGAGCACTGGAAGGCGACGGGCGCCAAGGAGGCGCCGTTCACGGTGGACAAGGAAGACGTCGCCGAGTTGGCGGTGGCCTCGGCCGCCAAGGGCAAGGACCTGGTCTGGGCGCCCGCCCCGGTCCGCGTGCTGATGTCGGTCATGCGCCACATCCCGCGGCCCATCTTCCGCAAGCTGCCCATCTGA
- a CDS encoding FAD-binding oxidoreductase: MSTVTTRRLTGWGRTAPSVAEVLAPRDSEEVVEAVARTAAGAGRGVIARGLGRSYGDNAQNGGGLVVDMSVLNRIHSMDSHTHLVDVDAGVNLDQLMRAALPLGLWVPVLPGTRQVTVGGAIACDIHGKNHHSAGSFGNHVRSMDLLTADGQVHPLTPDGAEAELFWATIGGNGLTGIILRATIAMTPTETAYFIADGDVTGGLDETIAFHSDGTEANYTYSSAWFDAISAPPKLGRAVISRGSLATVDQLPESLAKNPLRFDAPQYFTAPDVFPNGLANKFTFGPMTELWYRMGKTYRGKAQNLTQFYHPLDMVGEWNRAYGSAGFGQYQFVVPTEAVDEFKAIVRDIQASGHVSFLNVFKLFGPGNRAPLSFPIPGWNICVDFPIKAGLGEFLTGLDKRVLEFGGRLYTAKDSRTTAATFHAMYPRIDEWIAVRRKVDPEGVFMSDMARRLELQ; encoded by the coding sequence ATGTCTACCGTTACGACGCGGCGCCTGACGGGGTGGGGGCGCACCGCACCCTCGGTCGCCGAGGTGCTCGCCCCCCGCGATTCCGAGGAAGTCGTCGAGGCGGTCGCACGGACCGCGGCCGGCGCCGGCCGCGGCGTGATCGCGCGCGGTCTGGGCCGCTCCTACGGCGACAACGCCCAGAACGGCGGCGGCCTGGTCGTCGACATGTCGGTGCTCAACCGGATCCACTCGATGGACTCCCACACCCACCTGGTGGACGTCGACGCGGGGGTGAACCTGGATCAGCTGATGCGTGCCGCGCTGCCGCTGGGCCTGTGGGTGCCGGTGCTGCCGGGCACCCGACAGGTCACCGTGGGCGGTGCCATCGCCTGCGACATCCACGGCAAGAACCACCACAGCGCCGGCAGCTTCGGCAACCACGTGCGCAGCATGGACCTGCTCACCGCGGACGGCCAAGTCCACCCGCTGACGCCCGACGGCGCCGAGGCCGAGCTGTTCTGGGCCACCATCGGCGGCAACGGCCTGACCGGCATCATTTTGCGCGCCACCATCGCGATGACCCCGACCGAGACCGCCTACTTCATCGCCGACGGCGACGTCACCGGTGGGCTCGACGAGACCATCGCCTTCCACAGCGACGGCACCGAGGCCAACTACACCTACTCCAGCGCCTGGTTCGACGCGATCAGCGCCCCACCGAAACTCGGCCGCGCCGTCATCTCCCGCGGCTCGCTGGCCACCGTCGACCAGCTGCCCGAGTCGCTGGCCAAGAATCCGTTGAGATTCGATGCGCCGCAATACTTCACGGCCCCGGACGTGTTCCCCAACGGCCTGGCCAACAAGTTCACCTTCGGTCCCATGACCGAGCTGTGGTACCGGATGGGGAAGACCTACCGCGGCAAGGCCCAGAACCTGACGCAGTTCTATCACCCGCTGGACATGGTCGGTGAGTGGAATCGGGCGTACGGCTCGGCCGGTTTCGGCCAGTACCAGTTCGTGGTCCCCACCGAGGCCGTCGACGAGTTCAAGGCCATCGTGCGCGACATCCAGGCCAGCGGGCACGTGTCATTCCTCAACGTGTTCAAGCTGTTCGGCCCCGGCAACCGGGCCCCGCTCAGCTTCCCCATCCCGGGCTGGAACATCTGTGTGGACTTCCCCATCAAGGCCGGCCTCGGCGAGTTTCTGACCGGGCTCGACAAACGGGTGCTGGAGTTCGGCGGCCGGCTCTACACCGCCAAGGATTCCCGCACCACCGCGGCAACCTTTCACGCCATGTATCCGCGGATCGACGAATGGATCGCTGTGCGCCGCAAGGTCGATCCCGAAGGAGTGTTCATGTCCGACATGGCCCGACGTCTGGAGCTTCAGTAG
- a CDS encoding GtrA family protein: protein MSETVPSGSPLTLKTQVLRFLVTGGFSAVVDFGLYIALLAVGLHVNVAKTLSFIAGTMTAYLINRRWTFQAPPSTARFIAVMVLYALTYVVQVGINYVLYLEFAGRPWQVPLAFVIAQGTATVINFVVQRAVIFRLR, encoded by the coding sequence ATGTCCGAGACCGTTCCGTCAGGCTCCCCGCTGACCCTCAAGACGCAGGTGCTGCGCTTCCTGGTCACCGGCGGGTTCTCGGCCGTCGTGGACTTCGGCCTCTACATCGCGCTGCTGGCGGTCGGCCTGCACGTCAACGTGGCAAAGACGCTGAGTTTCATCGCCGGCACCATGACGGCCTACCTGATCAACCGGCGCTGGACGTTCCAGGCGCCGCCGAGCACGGCCCGGTTCATCGCGGTCATGGTGCTCTACGCGTTGACCTACGTGGTCCAGGTCGGCATCAATTACGTGCTCTACCTCGAATTCGCCGGTCGCCCCTGGCAGGTGCCGCTGGCGTTTGTGATCGCCCAGGGCACCGCGACCGTCATCAACTTCGTGGTGCAGCGGGCCGTGATCTTCCGGCTGCGCTGA
- a CDS encoding metal-dependent phosphohydrolase: MEDLVRAWRALIAPHTSSPEADDIGRALLASWTEPHRRYHDVVHLRGVLAAIDDLAPLAADPDAVRLAAWYHDAVYAGSPDDEENSARKAEAELTALGVPAPLVAEVARLVRMTVEHDPAPGDSNAEVLSDADLAALAVAAEDYRRNTAAIRAEYAHVPEEAFRAGRVRAIEALLVGPWLFRTEIARQRWERQARANLRAELATL, from the coding sequence GTGGAGGATTTGGTCCGGGCTTGGCGAGCCCTGATTGCGCCGCACACGTCGTCGCCCGAGGCCGACGACATCGGGCGTGCGCTGCTGGCGAGTTGGACCGAGCCGCACCGGCGTTACCACGACGTGGTGCACCTGCGCGGGGTGCTGGCCGCGATCGACGACCTCGCGCCGTTGGCCGCCGATCCGGACGCGGTCCGGCTGGCCGCGTGGTACCACGACGCGGTGTACGCGGGCAGCCCCGACGACGAGGAGAACAGCGCCCGCAAGGCCGAGGCCGAGTTGACGGCGCTGGGCGTGCCGGCACCCTTGGTCGCCGAGGTGGCCCGGCTGGTGCGGATGACCGTCGAACACGACCCCGCCCCCGGGGACAGCAACGCCGAGGTGCTCTCCGATGCCGACCTCGCCGCGCTGGCCGTCGCGGCCGAGGACTACCGCCGCAACACCGCGGCGATCCGGGCCGAATACGCGCACGTCCCCGAGGAGGCCTTCCGCGCCGGCCGGGTGCGGGCCATCGAGGCGCTGCTGGTGGGGCCCTGGCTGTTCCGCACCGAGATCGCGCGGCAGCGGTGGGAACGGCAGGCCCGGGCCAATCTGCGCGCCGAGCTGGCGACGCTGTAG
- a CDS encoding PLP-dependent aminotransferase family protein, which translates to MSSWANTGTRDLHLDLRESIVPGTRGVRDVLLTALRDAVRSGRLGVGTVLPPSRTLASDLGISRNTVADAYAELVAEGWLASRQGAGTWVVNPGRPQFPARPRGTGATPTHNLMPGSPDVSAFPRSAWLASARRALDAAPTEALRMGDPRGRPELRAALAEYLSRARGVHLSADNVVICAGTRHAIELLARVFGPSARIAVEAYGLFLFRDCLTAAGAQTVPIGIDEMGAVVAGLDQVDVAAALLTPAHHYPHGVPLHPSRRSAVIDWAQRTGGYVLEDDYDGEFRYDRQPVGALQSLAPDRVLYLGSPSKSLSPVLRLGWMVVPDELLDAVLAAAGGQQWYVDALTQLTMAEFIRNGNYDKHIRRQRASYQRRRAVLVERLRQAAPALEVSGVPAGLHLLLKLPAGTEHEVLQRAGDAGVALEGLSRARHPHASPHVERPDGIVVNFGTPAEHAFAAAVDALVAIIRTTLEPRR; encoded by the coding sequence ATGAGTTCATGGGCCAATACGGGCACGCGAGACCTGCATCTGGACCTGCGGGAGTCGATCGTCCCGGGCACGCGCGGGGTGCGCGACGTCCTGCTCACCGCGCTGCGCGACGCGGTGCGATCCGGCCGCCTCGGGGTCGGCACGGTGCTGCCGCCGTCCCGCACGCTGGCCTCCGACCTGGGGATTTCGCGCAACACCGTCGCCGACGCCTACGCCGAACTGGTCGCCGAGGGCTGGCTGGCGTCCCGTCAGGGCGCGGGGACCTGGGTGGTCAACCCCGGGCGTCCGCAGTTCCCGGCGCGGCCGCGCGGCACCGGCGCCACCCCGACCCACAATCTGATGCCGGGCTCGCCGGACGTGTCGGCCTTCCCGCGGTCGGCCTGGTTGGCCTCGGCGCGCCGCGCGCTCGACGCCGCGCCCACCGAGGCGCTGCGGATGGGCGACCCACGCGGGCGCCCCGAACTGCGCGCCGCCCTGGCCGAGTACCTGTCCCGCGCCCGCGGCGTGCACCTCTCCGCCGACAACGTCGTGATCTGCGCCGGCACCCGACATGCCATCGAACTACTGGCCCGGGTGTTCGGCCCGTCCGCGCGGATCGCCGTGGAGGCCTACGGGCTCTTCCTCTTTCGCGATTGCCTCACTGCGGCGGGGGCGCAGACGGTCCCGATCGGGATCGACGAGATGGGCGCCGTGGTAGCCGGATTGGACCAGGTGGACGTCGCCGCCGCGCTGCTCACGCCGGCCCACCACTACCCGCACGGCGTGCCGCTGCACCCGTCGCGACGCTCCGCGGTGATCGATTGGGCGCAGCGCACCGGCGGCTACGTGCTGGAGGACGACTACGACGGCGAATTCCGCTACGACCGGCAACCCGTTGGGGCACTGCAGAGTCTGGCGCCCGACCGGGTGCTGTACCTGGGCTCGCCGAGCAAGAGCCTCTCGCCGGTGCTGCGACTCGGCTGGATGGTGGTGCCCGACGAACTGCTGGACGCCGTGCTGGCCGCGGCCGGCGGTCAGCAGTGGTACGTCGACGCGCTGACCCAGCTGACCATGGCCGAATTCATCCGGAACGGCAACTACGACAAGCACATTCGACGACAACGCGCGAGCTATCAACGGCGGCGCGCGGTGCTGGTGGAGCGGCTGCGGCAGGCGGCGCCGGCGCTTGAGGTCAGCGGGGTGCCGGCGGGTCTGCACCTGCTGTTGAAGCTACCCGCGGGCACCGAACACGAGGTGCTGCAGCGCGCGGGCGACGCCGGGGTGGCGCTCGAGGGGTTGTCGCGGGCGCGGCACCCGCACGCCAGCCCGCACGTCGAGCGGCCCGACGGCATCGTCGTCAATTTCGGCACCCCGGCCGAACACGCGTTCGCCGCCGCGGTCGACGCGCTCGTCGCGATCATCCGGACGACGCTGGAACCGCGGCGCTGA
- a CDS encoding carboxymuconolactone decarboxylase family protein encodes MTQTLEVTRINMNRVSPELYAAMIALDNAASKDLDPTLAELIKIRASQLNHCAYCIDMHTHSARKRGETEQRIYLLSAWREVPDLYTEQEQAALALTEEMTNLSGGEHVSDAVYARAAAAFTERELGQVIAMALAINAWNRIGVTTRLQPPTRR; translated from the coding sequence ATGACACAAACGCTGGAAGTCACCCGCATCAACATGAACCGCGTCTCCCCCGAGCTCTACGCGGCGATGATCGCGCTCGACAACGCCGCGAGCAAGGACCTCGATCCGACGCTGGCCGAGCTGATCAAGATCCGCGCCTCGCAGCTCAACCACTGCGCGTACTGCATCGACATGCACACCCACAGTGCGCGCAAGCGCGGCGAGACCGAGCAGCGCATCTACCTGCTCTCGGCCTGGCGGGAGGTGCCCGATCTCTACACCGAACAGGAGCAGGCCGCGCTGGCGCTGACCGAGGAGATGACCAATCTGTCCGGCGGCGAACACGTCTCCGACGCGGTGTATGCGCGCGCCGCGGCGGCCTTCACCGAGCGCGAACTCGGTCAGGTGATCGCGATGGCGTTGGCCATCAACGCCTGGAACCGCATCGGCGTGACCACCCGCCTGCAACCGCCGACGCGGCGCTAG
- a CDS encoding pyridoxamine 5'-phosphate oxidase family protein — translation MSAEPQPVTTLTDQESWELLSGVYLGRLVTTLGGRAEIFPVNYVVQRGTILFRSAEGTKLFGTVMNERVLFEADDHNAVGGWSVIVRGNAEVLYGSEDIEEAERAGLYPWTATLKLRYVRITPTETSGRRFVFGPEPDGGHVPG, via the coding sequence ATGAGCGCTGAACCCCAACCGGTGACCACGCTGACCGACCAGGAGAGCTGGGAACTGCTGTCCGGCGTGTACCTGGGTCGGTTGGTGACCACCCTCGGTGGGCGGGCCGAGATCTTCCCGGTGAACTACGTGGTGCAACGCGGCACGATCCTGTTCCGCAGCGCCGAGGGCACCAAGCTGTTCGGCACGGTGATGAATGAGAGGGTGCTCTTCGAGGCCGACGATCACAACGCCGTCGGCGGCTGGAGCGTCATCGTGCGCGGCAACGCCGAGGTGCTCTACGGCTCCGAGGACATCGAGGAGGCCGAGCGGGCCGGCCTGTACCCCTGGACCGCGACGTTGAAGCTGCGCTACGTCCGCATCACCCCCACCGAGACCTCGGGCCGACGCTTCGTGTTCGGCCCCGAACCGGACGGTGGCCACGTCCCGGGATAG
- a CDS encoding ABC transporter permease → MTFTDATAQSRTFVRARRDLADGFARRELWLHLGWQDIKQRYRRSVLGPFWITIATGTTAVAMGALYSKLFKLELSEHLPYVTLGLIIWNLINASIIEGSEVFVANEGLIKQLPTPLSVHVYRLVWRQMILFGHNIIIYVIIAIIFPKPWSWADLSFILALGLITLNCVWVSLCFGILATRYRDIGPLLFSITQLLFFMTPIIWNDKTLQQQGAEGWLKIVELNPLLHYLDIVRAPLLGDTQELRHWVVVIVLTIVGWTVAMLAMRQYRARVPYWV, encoded by the coding sequence ATGACCTTCACCGACGCCACCGCGCAGTCCCGGACGTTCGTGCGGGCCCGCCGCGATCTCGCCGACGGGTTCGCCCGGCGCGAACTCTGGCTGCACTTGGGTTGGCAGGACATCAAACAGCGCTACCGGCGCTCGGTGCTGGGCCCGTTCTGGATCACGATCGCCACCGGCACGACCGCCGTCGCGATGGGTGCGCTGTACTCCAAGCTGTTCAAGCTCGAACTGTCCGAGCACCTGCCCTATGTGACGCTCGGACTGATCATTTGGAATCTGATCAACGCGTCGATCATCGAGGGCTCGGAGGTGTTCGTCGCCAACGAGGGCCTGATCAAGCAGTTGCCCACCCCGTTGAGCGTGCACGTCTACCGGCTGGTGTGGCGGCAGATGATCCTGTTCGGCCACAACATCATCATCTACGTGATCATCGCGATCATCTTCCCCAAACCCTGGTCCTGGGCCGACCTTTCGTTCATCCTGGCGCTGGGCCTGATCACGCTGAACTGTGTGTGGGTGTCGCTGTGCTTCGGCATCCTCGCCACCCGCTACCGCGACATCGGGCCGCTGCTGTTCTCGATCACGCAGTTGCTGTTCTTCATGACGCCCATCATCTGGAACGACAAGACCCTGCAGCAGCAGGGCGCCGAGGGCTGGCTGAAGATCGTCGAACTCAACCCGCTGCTGCACTACCTCGACATCGTGCGCGCCCCACTGCTCGGCGACACCCAAGAACTACGGCACTGGGTCGTGGTCATCGTGCTGACGATCGTCGGCTGGACGGTCGCGATGCTCGCGATGCGCCAGTACCGGGCACGGGTCCCTTATTGGGTGTAG
- a CDS encoding glycosyltransferase, with protein sequence MSERVCAVVVTHRRPDELAKSLDALAAQRRRPDQLIVVDNDNDGRVAELVAGQPIPSTYLGSRRNLGGAGGFALGMLHALAAGADWIWLADDDGRPEGPEVLTTLLDCAQRHGLAEVSPMVCDLNDPARLAFPLRRGLVWRRFAAELRSDGADDLLPGIASLFNGALFRAETVEAVGVPDIRLFFRGDEVEVHRRLVRSGLPFGTCLDAVYLHPQGSDEFKPILGGRMHTQYPDDETKRFFTYRNRGYLLAQPGLRKLLPQEWVRFGWYFLVSRRDPAGFRDWVRLRRLGRRERFVRAERSNGRTEG encoded by the coding sequence ATGAGTGAGCGCGTCTGCGCGGTGGTCGTCACCCACCGTCGCCCCGACGAACTGGCCAAGTCGCTGGATGCGCTGGCCGCCCAGCGTCGTCGTCCCGACCAGCTCATTGTCGTCGACAATGACAACGACGGCCGAGTGGCTGAACTTGTTGCCGGACAACCGATCCCGTCGACCTACCTGGGCTCGCGACGCAACCTCGGCGGGGCGGGCGGGTTCGCGCTCGGCATGCTGCATGCGCTCGCGGCCGGGGCGGACTGGATCTGGCTCGCCGACGACGACGGCCGCCCCGAGGGCCCCGAGGTGCTGACGACGCTGCTCGACTGCGCCCAGCGCCACGGCCTGGCCGAGGTCTCGCCGATGGTGTGTGACCTCAATGATCCGGCGCGACTGGCGTTCCCGCTGCGCCGCGGCCTGGTCTGGCGCCGGTTCGCCGCCGAGTTGCGCAGCGACGGGGCCGATGATCTGCTGCCCGGCATCGCCTCGCTGTTCAACGGCGCGCTGTTTCGTGCCGAGACCGTGGAAGCCGTTGGCGTGCCGGACATTCGACTGTTCTTCCGCGGTGACGAGGTCGAGGTGCATCGCCGCCTGGTGCGGTCCGGGCTGCCATTCGGAACCTGCCTGGACGCGGTGTATCTGCACCCGCAGGGCAGCGACGAGTTCAAGCCCATCCTCGGCGGTCGGATGCACACCCAATATCCCGACGACGAGACCAAACGCTTCTTCACCTACCGCAACCGCGGCTACTTGCTGGCCCAACCCGGTCTGCGCAAGCTGCTGCCGCAGGAATGGGTGCGGTTCGGCTGGTACTTTCTGGTATCTCGTCGGGACCCTGCGGGATTTCGGGACTGGGTGCGGCTGCGCCGACTCGGCCGACGCGAGCGGTTCGTCAGGGCCGAGCGAAGCAACGGGAGAACAGAAGGATGA
- a CDS encoding ABC transporter ATP-binding protein, with the protein MVAPHIETRNAWVEFPIFDAKSRSLKKAFLGKAGGSIGRNDSNVVVIEALRDITMSLEMGDRVGLVGHNGAGKSTLLRLLSGIYEPTRGIARVRGRVAPVFDLGVGMDPEISGFENILIRGLFLGQTRKQMMAKVDEIAEFTELGEYLSMPLRTYSTGMRVRLAMGVVTSIDPEILLLDEGIGAVDADFLKKAQTRLQSLVERSGILVFASHSNEFLARLCKTAMWIDHGTIRMTGGIEEVVHAYEGPDAARTVREVLDKVARESPPV; encoded by the coding sequence ATGGTCGCTCCCCACATCGAGACCCGTAACGCCTGGGTCGAGTTCCCGATCTTCGACGCCAAGTCGCGCTCGCTGAAGAAGGCCTTCCTCGGCAAGGCCGGCGGCAGCATCGGCCGCAACGACTCCAACGTCGTCGTCATCGAGGCGCTGCGCGACATCACGATGTCGCTCGAGATGGGCGACCGCGTCGGCCTGGTCGGGCACAATGGCGCCGGCAAGTCGACCCTGCTGCGGTTGCTGTCGGGGATTTACGAGCCCACCCGCGGGATTGCGCGGGTCAGGGGTCGGGTGGCGCCGGTCTTCGACCTCGGCGTCGGGATGGATCCGGAAATCTCCGGTTTCGAGAACATCCTCATCCGCGGGCTGTTCCTCGGACAGACCCGCAAACAGATGATGGCCAAGGTCGACGAGATCGCCGAGTTCACCGAACTGGGCGAGTACCTGTCGATGCCGCTGCGCACCTATTCCACCGGTATGCGCGTGCGCCTGGCGATGGGCGTGGTCACCAGCATCGACCCCGAGATCCTGCTGCTCGACGAGGGCATCGGCGCGGTGGATGCCGACTTCCTGAAGAAGGCCCAGACGCGGCTGCAGAGCCTGGTGGAGCGCTCCGGGATCCTGGTGTTCGCCAGCCACTCCAATGAATTTCTGGCGCGGCTGTGCAAGACGGCCATGTGGATCGACCACGGCACGATCCGGATGACCGGGGGTATCGAAGAGGTGGTGCACGCTTACGAGGGGCCCGACGCGGCGCGCACCGTCCGCGAGGTCCTCGACAAGGTCGCCCGAGAGTCACCGCCGGTATGA
- a CDS encoding bacterial proteasome activator family protein, with protein MAGGPNDDDKPITDLVEQPAKVMRIGTMIKQLLEEVKAAPLDDASRNRLRDIHRTSISELEDGLAPELREELERLALPFTEDAVPSDAELRIAQAQLVGWLEGLFHGIQTALFAQQMAARAQLEQMRQGALPPGVGVPGRPGGSHPGTGQYL; from the coding sequence ATGGCCGGCGGCCCGAACGACGACGACAAACCCATCACCGACCTGGTCGAACAGCCCGCGAAGGTGATGCGGATCGGCACCATGATCAAACAGCTGCTGGAGGAGGTCAAGGCCGCGCCGTTGGACGACGCCAGCCGCAACCGCCTCCGCGACATCCACCGCACCTCGATCAGCGAGCTGGAGGACGGCCTGGCGCCCGAGTTGCGCGAGGAACTCGAGCGGCTGGCCCTGCCGTTCACCGAGGACGCGGTGCCCTCCGATGCCGAGCTGCGAATCGCCCAGGCCCAGCTGGTCGGCTGGCTGGAAGGGCTGTTCCACGGCATCCAGACCGCGCTGTTCGCCCAGCAGATGGCCGCGCGTGCCCAGCTGGAACAGATGCGCCAAGGCGCGCTGCCCCCCGGCGTCGGTGTGCCGGGTCGCCCCGGCGGATCGCACCCGGGCACCGGACAGTACCTGTAG
- a CDS encoding cysteine desulfurase-like protein, protein MAFDVARVRGLHPTLGDGWVHFDAQSGMLIPDAVATTVSTAFRTSAASTAGPHPYARRSATLLNAARQAVADLVNGDPSGVVLGADRAVLLGSLADASSSRAGLGYEVVVSRLDDEANIAPWLRAANRYGAKVKWAEVDIETGELPSWQWESLISRSTRLVALTSASSTLGTLVDLRPVSKLMHDVGGLVIVDHTAAAPYQLIDIAELGADVIALNAASWGGPPIGALVFRDPSLINSFGSVSLDPDASGAARLEVGLHQYGLLGGVVASVEYLAGLDEAAVGTRRERLAVSMQSAAHYLDRLFDYLVSSLRSLPRVMLIGQPEARIPVLSFAVADIDADRVVQRLADNGVLAVPNAHSRVLEVIGVSDVGGAVTVGLAPYSTVAEVDQLVRALASLG, encoded by the coding sequence ATGGCATTTGACGTTGCCAGGGTGCGAGGATTGCACCCGACGCTGGGTGACGGTTGGGTGCATTTCGATGCGCAGTCGGGGATGCTGATCCCCGACGCGGTCGCCACGACGGTCTCGACGGCGTTTCGCACGTCGGCCGCCAGCACCGCTGGTCCCCACCCGTATGCCCGCCGCAGCGCGACGCTGCTGAACGCGGCGCGCCAAGCGGTCGCGGACCTGGTCAACGGCGATCCTAGCGGGGTGGTGCTCGGCGCCGACCGCGCCGTGCTGCTGGGGTCGCTCGCGGATGCGTCGTCGTCGCGGGCCGGATTGGGCTACGAGGTGGTCGTCAGCCGGCTCGACGACGAGGCGAACATCGCCCCGTGGCTGCGTGCGGCAAATCGGTACGGCGCCAAGGTCAAGTGGGCCGAGGTGGACATCGAGACCGGTGAGTTGCCGTCGTGGCAGTGGGAGAGCCTGATCTCCAGGTCGACCCGGCTGGTGGCGCTGACGTCGGCCTCGTCGACGTTGGGGACGTTGGTCGACCTGCGCCCGGTCAGCAAGCTCATGCACGACGTCGGCGGGCTGGTTATCGTCGATCACACCGCCGCTGCGCCCTATCAACTGATCGACATCGCCGAACTCGGCGCCGACGTCATTGCGCTCAACGCCGCGAGCTGGGGCGGCCCGCCCATCGGTGCGCTGGTGTTCCGGGATCCGAGCCTGATCAACTCGTTCGGTTCGGTCTCGCTGGACCCCGACGCCAGCGGCGCGGCGCGGCTCGAAGTGGGCCTGCATCAGTACGGGCTGCTGGGCGGCGTCGTGGCCAGCGTCGAATATCTAGCGGGGCTCGATGAGGCGGCGGTGGGCACTCGACGCGAGCGGTTGGCGGTGTCGATGCAGTCGGCGGCCCACTATCTGGACCGGCTGTTCGACTATCTGGTGAGTTCACTGCGGTCGCTGCCGCGGGTGATGCTGATCGGTCAGCCGGAGGCGCGCATCCCGGTGCTCAGTTTCGCGGTCGCCGACATCGACGCCGACCGGGTGGTGCAGCGACTCGCCGACAACGGCGTGCTGGCGGTCCCGAACGCGCACTCGCGGGTGCTGGAGGTCATCGGGGTCAGCGACGTCGGCGGTGCCGTCACCGTCGGGCTGGCGCCCTATTCCACGGTCGCCGAGGTGGACCAGTTGGTCCGCGCGCTGGCCTCGCTCGGCTGA